The region AAAATACACTAACGATTCACTACTTTCAAGTAGATTATTTCTTACTATGAAATCATCTCCAATGGATGGTCTTGTATTTGTAGGTAAACTTGGTGTTTATTCAACATGGGGTTCAGAACTATTTGAGAGTGCTAGTGAAGCAAAAGATTGGTCAGCTTCATCAAGAGCATCTGATACTGTAATGAGAATAAAAGAGGCTTACTTTGTTTATTCAAACAAATTAGGTTCACAACCTTATGCACTTAGTATTGGTAGAAGACCATCTTCAGATGGGTTTTTAGCAAACTTTAGAGAAAATGAGCCTCAAGCTGGTTCTCCTCTAGCACACATAACAAACATGGAAGTAAATGGACTTATGTTAATGCTAAATTGGGATCGTTTTGTTCCAGGTTCTTACTCAAAGTTTGTATATGGTAGAGCACATACTGGTGAGGGTCATGGAGTTTACGGAGAGAGTACTACTGACTTTAGATATCCTTATGCTGATACGACTGGAAGCGGAAAAGAAGATGAAGATGTTGACTTCTTTGTATTTTTAGGTGATGCATACAACAATGGCCAATATCAACTAATGTACCAATGGGCTCATATCTTTGATACTAAAGGTAAAGCCTTAAATGGTGCAAGTGCTGATTCTACTGCTACAAAAACTTCACCTAATTATGATGCAAGAGTTGTAAACAAAGCAGCTTCTGGTTCTGCTGAACTATTATCATTAGGATTAAAAGTTGATGGTGTTGGTAATGAAATTAATGATTTTCTTGATAGCACTGTTCTTTTTGCATCTGTAGCATATACACAATACGATGCAAAAAGCGGTCACTCTATACTTGGATCAAGTGATGGTGGTAATGTAGATGGTAACTCTTTTTGGTTAGGTGCTATCATTCCAGATATGATCACAGAAGATGGAAAGTTTGGTTTTGAGTATAACCAAGGTTCTAAAAACTGGACACCAATGACATGGGCTGAAGACACTGCAATGGGCTCTAAAATAGCTGTTCGTGGTCAAGCTTATGAAGCTTACTGGAACTTCAATCTTTTTGGAGCAAAGAATCTTCCATCTCAAGTAAGATACACTTACGCTCAACATGACTACACACCAAATGTAAACTGTGCAGGTTGGGTAACGCCAGTAGCTACAGATATCACATCTTCAGATATAAGATTTGCTGTCTCTTATAGATACTAAAAACTTTATAACTTATGTTGCAAAACATAAGTTATAATAATATTTATTTATATAAATAATAACTTAAAATTAACACTCTCATATAATATTTTTTTATATCACAAACTAATCACACAATAAGTTACATTTTTGACATTATTTGCCAATTTCCACTATAAACATAACCATTTTTTATATCTTACTTGTTAGAATTTGGAGAATTTAATAAAAAAGGGGTTTTTTATGAAAAAAATCATCGCGCTTTCAACAGTTGCTTTTTTAAGTACAACAATGTATGCAAATGCAGATATGCAAGCTCAAATAGACGAACTTACTAGCAAAGTTCAAAAATTAGAGAAAAAACAGAAGAAAAACACACAAAAGATAGGTAGTGTAAATGCTTTAGCTGCTAAAGACAATTTGAAATTTGATGTTGACTTTAGAACTTCTTATGATAACTTACAATATGAAACTGCAAACGGAAACAAATATAGCAATGACGCTCTTTATTCAAACCGCTTATGGCTAGGTATGGGTTATGCCCCTACTAGCACTATGGTTTTTAAAGGTCAACTAGCTTATCACAAAGCATTTGGTGCATCTGCTAATAGTACTACATCTGGTTTTCCTCAAAGAGGTTATGGTTTTGACTCATTTGACTGGGTTTCAAGTGAAACTTTAAATGATGATAAACTAAGAGTAAGAGAAGCTTACTGGTTATGGATGCCAACAGTTGGCGAATTTCCTTTAACATTTAGTGTTGGTCGTCGTCCATCTACTAATGGTTACTTAACTAACCTAAGAGAAGATGATGCTCAAGCAAAATCTCCACTAGGTCACGTTATAAATATGGAATTTGATGGAGCAAGTGCTAGTATTGGATTTGACAAGTATGTATCTGGTATGAATTTCAAACTATGTCTTGGACGTGGTTTAACAAATGCTAAATCTTGGGCAAATAGTGCTGATACTGCAACAAGTGCTAATGGAATGGGTGCAACTTCTCCAAACTATATAGAAGAAAATGGAGCACTAGATACTATTGATATGTTAGGTTTCATTTTTGTTCCTTATGATGATGGACAATATGCTATTAAAACTACTGCTTATCGCGGATTTAATGTTCCAGGTTTGACTTTTAATCAATGGGTTAATCCTCTTACACCACAACAAGCTCCTCAAATGGCACTAAATACTGTCGGTCAAATGGACGGTGGAGCTATCTCTCTTAAAATTGATGGTATAGGTAATGAAATTAATGATTTTTTAGATAGCACTACATTCTTTATCTCTTATGCAATGTCTCAAACTCATCCAGATGAAAAAGGAAATACACATATTACAAATCCATTGACAGGTACAACTGCAAAATTTGCTTCAATGCTTGGTAGTACAGATGATGAAACTGGTTCATCTATCTATATGGGACTTGTTATGCCAAACTTAACTGGCGGTAAATTTGGTTTAGAATATAATCAAGGAAGTAAATATTGGAGACCTTTTACATATGGTGAAGATACTATGGCTGGTTCTAAACTAGCTACTCGTGGTACAGCTTATGAGGCTTACTGGTCTCAACCAATTATTGACGATGTATTTTCTATGCAAGTAAGATATACAAGAATGAACTATGAATATACTGGTTCAGATGGTTTCTTTGGTGACGGTGGTGCACCAATGACAATGTCAGAGGCTAAGGCAGCAGGTATGGATCCTGTTGAAACTGCACAAGACATTCGTGTATATTTCAGATACAGATATTAAAAAATGTTAAAGAGCCTTTTTGGCTCTTTAAACTATGCTTACACCAACTTCACGAAAACTTATAATAATTATAACTAAAACCTCCACAAAGCCCTATTTTAAAGACTTTCAAAAGATTTAACAAATTACTTTTTTATTATATTTCTATCAAAAAACATGTCAAAACTAAACATATTATCACTCAAAAGTGATAAATAATGCAATTATTGCTAACTTAAGACTTTTTTAAAAAAAAATTAAGCCTCAAACTTGTACAATCATTTACTTTATCAAATATATAGGGGAAGTAGTATGAAAAAAAACGAAATCTTAGAAGAGATTCTTAACGAAGTAGATAAGCATCCAGAGATTATGTCTCGTCGTGAAGCTTTAAAGTATTTAAGTGTATCTCCGATGGCTGCATCTATCTTAGCGGGGGCAACAGTAGGTGCTTCAACTGTTAGTGCATCAAGTGCAAAGGGGAAAATTGTAATTGTTGGTGGTGGTTTAGCTGGTATGAGTACAGCAGCAAGACTTAACAACACATTATCAAATGCAGATATCACAGTTATAGAACCAGATCCATTATCTGTTTCTTACCAACCAGGTCAAACTCTTGTAGGTGCTGGTCTTTGGGATGTAAGTGATATTCAATATAAAAGAGATGATCATGTACCAAGTGGTGTTAAACTAATCAAAGGTAGTGTTACTGCTTTTAATCCTAACAACAACTCTGTAACTGTTGATGGTTCTCAAGAAATTTCTTATGATCACATGATTATAGCTACAGGACTTATGCTTGACTATGCTGCTATCAAAGGTCTTGATGGTGTTATAACTTCATCTGGAAAAGACAATGCTTTAGTTAAACAAACTATCGGTAAAAATGGTGTTCACTCTATTTATTTTGCTGAAGGAGCAAGTGCTACTTACAAAGGTATTGAAGAGTTAATTGCAAAAGCTAAATCACATAAAGGTCCAGAGAAATTACAAGCTGTATTTACTCACCCAAATACACCTATTAAATGTGGTGGTGCACCTAAGAAAATTATGTATCTTACAAACGCTCGTCTTGAAGAAGCTGGTGTTAGAGATAAAGTTGAACTTACTTTCTATCCAAATGGTGGAAAAATGTTTGGTGTTGAAGAGTATCACGAAGCTATTTTACAACAATACAAAGACAGAGGTTTCAAGTGGAACTATGCTCATAACCTTGTAGAAATGGATACAGAAGCTAAAATAGCAACATTTAACCATCACTGGACAGAAAAAGGTGCATGGGATGAAGATTTAGAAGAGTATGGTGTTGAGCTTAAGAGTGAACTAGTTAAAGTTCCTTATGACTTTATACACATAACTCCTCCTATGAAAGCACCAGATGTTGTTGGTAATTCAGAGGTTGGTTCAGATAAAGGCTGGGTTCCTGTAACTAAAGAGACTATGAGACATGTTAAGTTTGAAAATGTATGGTGTTTAGGTGATGTTGCCGCTGTTCCAATGGGAAAAACTGGTGGATCAGTTCGTAAACAATACAAAGTAGTTGTTGACAATATAGTTGCATCTATGGAAGGTAAATCACTACCAAGTAAATACGGCGGATACACAGTTTGTCCTCTTATTACTAGTATTGGTACAGTTATGCTTGCTGAATTTGACTGGAGTAAAAAACCAACTCCATCATTCCCACTTGATCCAACTAAAGAGAGATGGATATGGTGGTTACTAAAAGTTTATGCACTTAAACCAATGACTATACACGGTATGCTTAGCGGAAGAGCTTAAAAATAATATAGATAATATTTAGGAGAACAAAATGATAAAACAAATAAGTACAATTGCACTTGCAACAGTAGCTTTTATAGCATTAACTGGTTGTAGCGGTGAAAAAAAAGCTACTGAAGTTAAAACATACAAATTTAGCACTACTGAGGTTTATGAAAAATCATGTAGTAAATGTCACGGTATGAATGGTGAAGGTAATCCTGCAAAGAAAACACCTGCACTTAACGATAGAACAGCTGGTGAAATGGCTCAAGATTTATATGATATCAAAAACGGTGGAACTAACCAGTCTTCTGGTACAGAACACGATATCATGGAACACAATATGCAAAAACTAGTTGATAAAGGTTTCGATTATGACATTAATTCTATGGCTGAATATATGTCAAAACTTAGTAAAAAATAATTTATATTAAAAGAGTAAAATATTTTACTCTTTTTTTAGTTTTAAAGATTTAATGTGCTACAATCCAAAAGCATTAAATCTTTAGGACACATAATTGAACAAGAGAAAAAACCAAGTTTTTGTTTGGCCTATCTACACTAGAATTATACATTGGTCTATGGCTACTTCTTTTGCCTTAGCTTTTATCTTCTCATTAAAAGAAAACTTACTAAATCTTCATGTTGCTGTTGGTATTATATTTGGGCTCATGCTTGTATATAGAATTATTTGGGGGTTTGTAGGTCCTAGATATGCAACATTTAATACTTTTCAATTATCACTTCCAAAACTAAAATTTTATTTTGTAGAAAAAGTACAAAACAGATGGAGACAGATACCAGCTGGTCACAATCCTGCATCTAGTTGGTTTACATTAATCGTTCTTAGTTTAGGCTCTATCATATCAATAACAGGACTTTTACTCTATGGCATACAAGAGGGTAAAGGTTATCTCGGATTTTTAAATGATCATTACTATATGTATATGGATTTACTTTTCGATATTCATATGTATCTTTCTTACACTCTTCTTGTATGGGTTATCATACATATATCTGGTGTTTTAGTAGAACAGTTTTACCATAAAACTGGAATGTTCTTTGCCATGATAACGGGATACAAAAGAACTAAAGGTATTGACTCTAATCCTGCTAAATACAAAAGTAGCCTCTCTTATATCTTTTTAATCGTATCAGCAATGGTTTTTTTCGTTTCAGTTGATGGAAGAAATAACCCTTTTGTAGTTAGTAAATATGATCAAATAAACTATGAGAAAGAAAGTCCCGTATATGCTCATAAATGTGGAACATGTCATAAGCCTTACCCTCCATTTATGCTACCAACTTCGTCATGGGAAAGAATCCAAGAAGGTTTAAAAAATCACTTCGGTGAAAAAATATCTCCTACAATGAAGAAAAATGACAATCGTATATCTTTAAATGAACAAAAAAATATTTTTGAATATCTCAAAAAAAATAGTGCCGATAAAAACACAAGAGAAATTTCTGTTAAAGTTATGAAATCTTTAGATGGAGCTCGTGGTAGAAAATCTATCACAAAAATACAATACTGGAAAGATGTTCACGCTGACATACCTTTTCATGTCTTTAAATCTAAAGAAGTAAAGAGAAAAGCTAACTGCTTTGCATGTCACAAAAATTTCGATAAAGGGATGCTTGAAGACATAGATATCAAAATTCCCAGATAAGCCATATCATAACAATTTTTTATTTAAAATATAATTTTTCATAAAGTTATTTATAAGATAAATTTAACTACAATTTTCATATCTATACCAATTGCTTAATTAAAATTTAATTTTGATTGCTTTTTAATAGTTTTATAAAAATATTATGGGAGGGTAATACAAATGAATGTGGAAGTTTCACGAAGAAAGTTTCTTCAAGGAAGTGTAGCCATGAGTGTTGTCGGTGCAGCGGCATTAAGCGCTACAAATCTAATATCCAATAATCATACAAAGGGTGTAAAACCTGAAAAAGTCTCATTTAAAAATACAAAAACACAAAACGGTGAAGCGCACGAAGTGGCTACACTATGTGAAATGTGTGTTAATAAATGTGCAGCATTAGCGAGAGTTGAAAATGGGGTTATTACAAAACTAAACCCTAATCCAATGTTTCCAAAATCAAAAAATATGTTATGTGCTAGAGGAAATGCTGGTATTCAAGCAGTATATGATCCTGATAGATTGAAATATCCTATGATTAGGATTGGTGAAAAAGGTGAAGGTAAATTTAAAAGAGTAACTTGGGATGAAGCTTATGAGGCGATTCTTAATGGTACTGATAAATTTAGCGGTCTTTCAAAAATTCTTGATGAAGAAAAAGATAATCGTTCTTCATTGCTTTTTTGTGCGGGTGAAGGTATGGCTGAACATACATTTAAACAGTTCTTCCAAGCTTTTGGTTCGGCGAACTGGTTAAATCATGCTTCTATCTGTCTTCAAACTGTTGCATCTGGATATGGTGTAACTATCGGTGCTTATCCTTTAGCTGATTTAGACAATGCAGAATATATCGTTATGGCTGGAGCAAATAGAGCAGAAGCTATTGTTACTCCAGACACTATGGATGCATTTAAAAGAACTAAAGGTCGTGGAGCTAAGATGATCTGTATAGATCCTAGATTTACGAATACTGCAGCAAAATCAGATAAATGGCTAGCGATAAAACCTGGAACAGATTTAGCATTTGTTCTTGCTTTAACCTACGTAACTTT is a window of uncultured Sulfurimonas sp. DNA encoding:
- a CDS encoding cytochrome b/b6 domain-containing protein, with product MNKRKNQVFVWPIYTRIIHWSMATSFALAFIFSLKENLLNLHVAVGIIFGLMLVYRIIWGFVGPRYATFNTFQLSLPKLKFYFVEKVQNRWRQIPAGHNPASSWFTLIVLSLGSIISITGLLLYGIQEGKGYLGFLNDHYYMYMDLLFDIHMYLSYTLLVWVIIHISGVLVEQFYHKTGMFFAMITGYKRTKGIDSNPAKYKSSLSYIFLIVSAMVFFVSVDGRNNPFVVSKYDQINYEKESPVYAHKCGTCHKPYPPFMLPTSSWERIQEGLKNHFGEKISPTMKKNDNRISLNEQKNIFEYLKKNSADKNTREISVKVMKSLDGARGRKSITKIQYWKDVHADIPFHVFKSKEVKRKANCFACHKNFDKGMLEDIDIKIPR
- a CDS encoding FAD-dependent oxidoreductase, producing the protein MKKNEILEEILNEVDKHPEIMSRREALKYLSVSPMAASILAGATVGASTVSASSAKGKIVIVGGGLAGMSTAARLNNTLSNADITVIEPDPLSVSYQPGQTLVGAGLWDVSDIQYKRDDHVPSGVKLIKGSVTAFNPNNNSVTVDGSQEISYDHMIIATGLMLDYAAIKGLDGVITSSGKDNALVKQTIGKNGVHSIYFAEGASATYKGIEELIAKAKSHKGPEKLQAVFTHPNTPIKCGGAPKKIMYLTNARLEEAGVRDKVELTFYPNGGKMFGVEEYHEAILQQYKDRGFKWNYAHNLVEMDTEAKIATFNHHWTEKGAWDEDLEEYGVELKSELVKVPYDFIHITPPMKAPDVVGNSEVGSDKGWVPVTKETMRHVKFENVWCLGDVAAVPMGKTGGSVRKQYKVVVDNIVASMEGKSLPSKYGGYTVCPLITSIGTVMLAEFDWSKKPTPSFPLDPTKERWIWWLLKVYALKPMTIHGMLSGRA
- a CDS encoding DUF3373 family protein, translating into MKKVISVAAALLLSSSLIADADVQTQLDELKKEVKKLKKDQKRTKKTLSEVKAHDAYDNIKFGIDFRNAVDVLEYKNNDTGEKYTNDSLLSSRLFLTMKSSPMDGLVFVGKLGVYSTWGSELFESASEAKDWSASSRASDTVMRIKEAYFVYSNKLGSQPYALSIGRRPSSDGFLANFRENEPQAGSPLAHITNMEVNGLMLMLNWDRFVPGSYSKFVYGRAHTGEGHGVYGESTTDFRYPYADTTGSGKEDEDVDFFVFLGDAYNNGQYQLMYQWAHIFDTKGKALNGASADSTATKTSPNYDARVVNKAASGSAELLSLGLKVDGVGNEINDFLDSTVLFASVAYTQYDAKSGHSILGSSDGGNVDGNSFWLGAIIPDMITEDGKFGFEYNQGSKNWTPMTWAEDTAMGSKIAVRGQAYEAYWNFNLFGAKNLPSQVRYTYAQHDYTPNVNCAGWVTPVATDITSSDIRFAVSYRY
- a CDS encoding DUF3373 family protein; its protein translation is MKKIIALSTVAFLSTTMYANADMQAQIDELTSKVQKLEKKQKKNTQKIGSVNALAAKDNLKFDVDFRTSYDNLQYETANGNKYSNDALYSNRLWLGMGYAPTSTMVFKGQLAYHKAFGASANSTTSGFPQRGYGFDSFDWVSSETLNDDKLRVREAYWLWMPTVGEFPLTFSVGRRPSTNGYLTNLREDDAQAKSPLGHVINMEFDGASASIGFDKYVSGMNFKLCLGRGLTNAKSWANSADTATSANGMGATSPNYIEENGALDTIDMLGFIFVPYDDGQYAIKTTAYRGFNVPGLTFNQWVNPLTPQQAPQMALNTVGQMDGGAISLKIDGIGNEINDFLDSTTFFISYAMSQTHPDEKGNTHITNPLTGTTAKFASMLGSTDDETGSSIYMGLVMPNLTGGKFGLEYNQGSKYWRPFTYGEDTMAGSKLATRGTAYEAYWSQPIIDDVFSMQVRYTRMNYEYTGSDGFFGDGGAPMTMSEAKAAGMDPVETAQDIRVYFRYRY
- a CDS encoding c-type cytochrome — translated: MIKQISTIALATVAFIALTGCSGEKKATEVKTYKFSTTEVYEKSCSKCHGMNGEGNPAKKTPALNDRTAGEMAQDLYDIKNGGTNQSSGTEHDIMEHNMQKLVDKGFDYDINSMAEYMSKLSKK